The genome window CAGTGACATGAAAGCTAAGGAGTGGCTGTTGTTGACTTGGGTTTGTAGAAATTAATTCAGAGAGTTGGGCGTGATGGTAGGAGTCTAAAGGATTGCAAATTCCATTCCAATTCCtagactacaaagcaagttcaaataaagaaatgtaaatatctattttccaatagtcttaggcTATCCCAGTGAAAGCGTCATTTGACCCCGTCAAAGGATTGCGTCCCACAGGATGAGAAACTCTTCTCGTGAGCAGGGCTTGcatttcctcttctctgcctctgtccaGCTGCTACCTTTCTTCAGTCTCGGCTCGGCACCCGCTCCCCACTTCTACACACAGCCTGCAACAGGCCTGGACACCGAGAGGCGTTCGCACATGTCATTTGGTCACTGACTTCTCATGTTCtttaaaagagagacagagacacagagagagagagagacagagagagagacagagacagaaagagacagagacagagagaggaaaaacatCTTTTATTCAATCAACTAACGACTTTGACCAAAGAAGATTCCGTTAGTCTTTTGCAGAGGAATGTTCTTAGACATGTGTTGGCAGTCTCCTTTCTTCCAAGATGAACTGTAAGTTTGGCCTGAGGGAGACACCTACTGGCGTCTTCCGGTAAGGAACCGCGCCCGAGCTGCAGCCAATCAGAGGCAGCCTTTCGAAGAGGTTCAGCCAATGGCGCGGCAGATTCGGAGCTCCCACGGCGCTGGCTCCGGAAGCAGGAAGCACGTGCGGCCGCGGGCGGCCGCGGGCGGCCGGCTCTCACCGCGCCAAAGGAACTGTGTTTGCCGCATTGCTAACCATGGAAGAAGGTTGAGCCTGATGTCCCCGTGTCGGAGCTGAGCGTTATAAATGGGTGGCAGGAGGTGAGTGAGGAAATGACAGCTGAGCTGCGGGGGTGAGGGACCTGCCTGGACACGGGACGCTCAGCCGAGGAGCGGAGGGGAACGCACTGTGCGGACCTGAGGAGCTCCGGAAAGCACAGCCGGGCGCAGAGATCTGTCATTCTAAGGATATGGTCAGAACCGAAAGGAGCAAAAAGAGCTGACATTTCTCCGAATCATCTGCTGTAAAGTATCCTAACAGGTTCTAAAAAAGCTGTCTTAAGTCAACAtctgttgtaaaatatttttaagatcatTTATTACATTCTAAATtattgggtgggggtgggggtggatgtcAGAGAATCTGTAGTGCAGTCGTTGCCCAAGAATGGACATCTGTATGTAAAGGCCCACAGGTACTAAACTTGACACCTTTCCTGAAGAcctttgttgtatttttattttttaaagtgtaaattGCTTTGACAAGTTGCTCCTAAACAATTAACCCCTTgtcccccttttttgtttgtatgtttaattgttttgtttttcgagacaaggtttctctgtgcagccctggctgtcctagaattcactttgtggACCTGGTGGACCTTAaacacagaggtctgcctgcctctacctctgcttcccagtgctgagattaaaggctgtgtGTTTGACTTTTGAGTAATACATTAGCTTGCTCAATTATGGCTTGTCTTTGGGCATTTAGGAAATGCCATGAGAGATgtaaactttgttttgtttgttttgaaacaggatctctctggagccctggctggcttgtagctttctgtgtagaccagggagtcctcagactcagagaccctcctgcctctgcctctgcctgtcctgTGCAGGGATCTGCTAAGGCTTGACCTACTACCCTTGGAAGAGACATGAACTCTTTAAAGTTGACAAAAAGAGATGAAAAGTTTTAGAAACATAAGAAGGACCATTGTCTGTTTTAAGATCCTCATAATAGAGAAAGCAGTAAATAAGTGTCAGCACACACTTCGAACAGACTCATGCATTTGAGCAGTCTCAAGAATAAAACCTGAAAAGTTAACAACACAAACagatttcattaactttttaCATACATTCACCAATATATGAGAATATCTGtgaactggagttagagttgtgaattgccatcatgtgggtgctgggaattgaaccctgctcAACTGGGATCCTTTGGAAGGaatgccagtgctcttaaccactgaaacatctctccagctcctgttatCAAAGTTTAAATGACCAGAGGAGATTTAGTTTTCTATGAGACTGTGTCTATGGTGGTTTTGTTCTTGTAAAGCTTTGGTAGTTAGTACTGATAACTCTTATCGAGAATAGATTAATAACCTAAGAGAAGTCCGCCGATTTGAGTAGAGATTCAATGTCAGTGTGTTAAACTTCAGCCTTTGAAACTTACTATCATATATATGTCGTCTCTGAGTCTTATCATTCAAATACCTTCAATCTTTTACTCAGACCCTCACAACTTGCATGaacttcctccctttcctttccatctgGAAACATCCAACCATTTCAACCTTTATGCACAGACCCTTCATTACTAAAACTCTTTGCATCTTTATAtccattaaacattttatttatttatttatttattttttatttttatttttttggtttttcgagacagggtttctctgtgtagctttgcgcctttcctgggactcacttggtagcccaggctggcctcgaactcacagagatccacctggctctgcctcccgagtgctgggattaaaggcgtgcgccaccaccgcccggctaaacattttatttttttatttgctgtttttccTTAATACCAGGAGACATAGGTACTTGATTATTGAGAACAGTCATTAAAAAGGCAAATCTTTTCATTACTATCCCTTTAAAGGTGCAGGAAGGAGGCAGTTTTTAGGTCAGAAATAATAGCTTGGCAGCTTTGAGTTTGTTTTCCCATTGAAAGCTGTTTGTGTTTACTTATCCCGGTAGGAAGCCTGTTAGCTCTAGGAAAAGGCAAGGCCCGATTTCCACATAGAAACACTCAAAGGCCTAGTCAGAATTATATCCTCATAAGTCAATTAAAgaaattaagccgggcggtggtggcgcaggcctttaatcccagcactcgggaggcagagccaggcgaatctctgtgagttcgaggccagcctgggctaccaagtgagttctaggaaaggcgcaaagctacacagagaaaccctgtctcgaaaaaacaaaaaacaaaaaacaaaaaaaaaaagaaattaggtgGTAGCAATCTCTTTACCATCTGCCTTTTTATAGCTTCTTGTAGAAGATTCACAAAGTCCATAAAGGTCTTCTTGTAGGTTTTTGTCTGTCAGTGGAAGAAGACCCCAAGTTGTCTTAAGGTAaaagatatttattcatttatttacgtGCTTATTTTAAGCCCTTTGTCAGAGCCTGTGAACCTGTTGAGAGGCTCCACTGATCTGTTTATTAACCAGTTGAGGACTGGAGAGTAATTGAGCCTCACTTTTGAAGTTTTCTTATTTAACAGACTCAGTGAATGGAACTTTTCTTTGAAGTTCTCAACTGTGAATCATCAGAGAGCATTGTGTCTACCAGTGTATCCAAATGTACTGCAAAGACAGAATGTTTTTTAAGGTGGGAGCAGACGTTTTAACTGTGAATGGACTGGTCAGGCATCCTTGGGGGAGGAGCTAATGGAGGCCTGCATGCTGCTATAGCAGGAGCTCGCAGAGCCTCCGAATTGTGTGATAAACATAGGGCATGGGAGAGGGAGACCCCATAACAGTTGTGCATACATGGTGTGCCCAAAGATGAACATTTACAAGCTTGTGTTGATGGTGACTTACTTTTAACTTCTTTAAGTAAAGTTCTTAACCGTTGTGCATGCGTATGAGCATTAAAATCCATTCTCTTCTTGAGGGATGGAGTTTTTTAAATCTGACAAGTTTTCCTCACCTAATTTAGTGTTGTTCTGTTTGAAGAGAAATAGGATAGTTGATTTGTCCATAATTGTTGTGTAACATGTACTAATCCAACCTTGAACTTGTTGATCCAGCCCATCACAGGGGGCCTGCTGGTGGGAGACAAAAGCCTACATGGCCTGAGTtttaagctgccaggcttttgtctcagaactggagggtgaggaagaagctaACCATCTTAGAAGTTTGACACCTTTATTAcctagcctgcctctgccaggttaatgctgggattaagggtgtacaCCACGATGCTtggctatttttctttaatttatgtaaatgaatgtctgccttcatgtgtgtctgtgtaccccaTGCAtgcagcacccacagaggccagaaggagatgTTGGAGACCCtgagattggagttacagatagtggtgagccaccatgtaattGATAgcaattaaacctgggtcctctgcaagagtaatcagtgttctcagctgctgagccatctctccagtcccccaggGCTGAATCTGGATAAAAGGAAATGACAAACTATTGCATTtgaaagacaccccccccctttttttgtgcATCTCACAGATCACAGCTTTTACTCCTCTTGTGTCTGTCTTAGTAATTAGTGCCCCATCTCTTCTTACATGAATCCTTGACTAAACTTAGGGAAGTGAACAGGCAGGTGTTGATGAGAATTGACCTGAACTGAAAATCCTTCTGGAGAAGGAGGCACGAAGATTCCAGATGCAAATCACCAGAGCTCTTTAGTTTGTAGGGCACAGCTAGAGGACTGTGGGGACTTAAGTACCTCCTGACCATTCCATTCACCCCCTAGGCTGAAACTCCTGGCAGATTCCTATGGGTACCTTGCTGCTCAGAAAGATGTGGGTGGCAGTTCTCCAAAACCCTCACCTTGGGTGTCTCTTCACCCTCATGGTCCTGCAGCTGCCCAAGCTGAATACAGGtaaatctctcttctctcctcccaccccatcctgGCTGCTGGGTGGAGCTGTTTCTACCAGTGCAGAGGGCTGCAGCGCTCCTTCCTACCCATCCAGACTGGGATCCAGTGGGTCCATGGGAAGGGAATAATTGGAGTTTGGAAGGGATTGCTTTGGGTTTCCTGTCAATCAGGTCTATCCTATCTCCATACCCTTCCTGATCCTGCTTGGTTCTTTGCAGGTCACTTGGAGGTCCTCGGGCCCTCGCAGCCCATCCTTGCCTTAGTAGGTGAAGACTCAGAGCTGCCTTGTCACCTCTCACCCAGTGTGAGTGCGGAGCAGATGGAGCTGCGCTGGTTCCGGAATACATTCTCGCCTGCGGTGTTGGTCTACCATGAAGGCCGAGAGCTGAAGGAAGAGCAGATGCCTGAGTACCGAGGGCGGGCGATGCTAGTGCAGGACAACATCACTTTGGGGCAGGTTGCTCTGAAGATACACCAGGTCAGGACCTCTGATGAAGGGGTGTATGGGTGCTCCTTTAGAGATAAACAAGCTCATGGAGAAGCCTTCGTCTCTCTGAAAGTAGCTGGTGAGTAGACAGGTTTTGACTTCAGTGACGCAATGATGTGGATGGATATGGTTTTAAAGTGTGAGCATAACAATTATGAGCCTcacaagtgagaaaaaaaaaaaaatctgatgctGTAGTTTCTGCCCCttaactcctgattctcttgacTCCACCTCCAAGGTTCTGGGCtaacagacatgtgccaccacatctggcttcaaacatgcttctgtttaaaaaaaaaaaaaaaaaaacatcctggtGAAATCTAGTTCTCAGCCCATAACAGTGAACCCTCTGCACCATCAGCTTATGTGGTCCACCGGCTTTCATGTATGTAGAGAAGAAGCACGATCTTGGCTATTCCATCTAAAAGTGTAgcttgggcatggtggcacacacctttaatctcagcactcgggaggcagaggcaggcggatctctgtgaatttgaggccagcctggtctacagagatttccggacagctagggctattatacagagaaaccctgtctcaagaaaacaaaaataaataaattaaataaataagcaaataaacaaatgtccagagacatttattattaaattattagaGACATTATTAAAACTACAGTGGCTCATGTATAAGTTCaacatccaatttaaaaaatactaaaacctCTTGGCATTTTGACATGAAATATACATTCTCACATAGATTCATAGATTTGGGCAACTGTGGTTCTTTGGGGTCAGACTATAAAATGTTTCTATGCCCTGTAGAGCTATAAGGGAAGAATCCAGCAGAAGAGGAGAACAGGAGGCGTCTCAGTAGTCATTTGAATGTGAGGTACAGGCTGAGGTTGCAGTCCTTAAAGAGATCCCTGACAGCATCGCAGCATGGAAACACTGCGGTCCTCCACCTGACTGTCTCCATGGAAACAGTCTTCTGTCCAGTCCTGCCTGTCCACGGGGAGCCGGCTGTGTCTGCTCCTCTCCTAGACCTCTCTTCCAAGAAGAGGGCTCCACTGTCACTGCGGGAGCTTCCAGACGCAGCTGGATCTTGGCCACCTCTAGGCCACCAGTCTTGCAATTTTTTCATCTTAAAGGAgcactctttccttttcttccttccttcctccctccctccctccctccctccctccctccctccctccctcccttccttccttccttccttcatttgttttatagCCCTAGGCTGACTCAGAACTCACCATCTCCCTTATGAAGgtttccagtgttgggattacaggcctataaTTTCAGATGCCATCTTTCTGAAGAGGTCTGTCATGTGTCATTTCATTGATCCCTAGTCATCTTTGGAGTGAAGTGTTGAGGATTTCTGGTCCTCTTGTCCCCCAGTTTCTGTGTCTCCCTACAAATACTACAGTTCTATGATATAAGCCCCCAAAGAATAACCACCACCAATTAAGGCCAGTTTCTCTCTAACAGCTATGGGTTCTGACCCTCACATTAGTATGAAAATTAAAGAGAATGGAGAGATGGAGCTGGAGTGCACCTCCTCAGGATGGTACCCAGAGCCTCAGGTGTTGTGGAGAACTGCCAACAGAAAGAAGTTACAATCCATTTCAGAGTCCAGGAATCGTGATGAGGAAGGCCTGTTCACTGTGGCAGCTTCAGTGATCATCACAGACAGCTCCATAGAGAGTGTGTCCTGCTGCATCCAGAATCTCCTCCTTGGCCAGGAGAAGGAAGTAGAGATCTCTGTACCAGGTCAGTGGAACTAGTGCTGGGTTCTCATGTTGACAGACACCCAGGGCAATATAATAATCGTACCACTTGGtagtcagagacaggcagatccctgtgaattcaaggccagtctggtctccattGCAAGTTGTAGGCCAGTGATGGTTGCATAGGGAAATTCTCTCCCTCTCAAgaaaaaaagtttgtgtgtgtgtgtgtgtgtgtgtgtgtgtgtgtgtgtatttgcacatgtgtgtatgcatgcatgccacattgtgtgtgaggtcagaggacaacttatgggagctGGTTTCCTTTTTCTACTGTGTtgttcccagggattgaactcagtttatCAGGCTCAgcatcaagcacctttacccactgaaccatcgcACCAGCCCAAGATTCTGGCTTTCTGTGCTTAGGGAATAACCATTGACAGAGAGATCCCTTGGATTCTGTATCTGTAGATTCAACCAGTGGGGTAGAGAGCATTCAGCAGAAAATACGCACCTATACTAAACATGCACAGCCTTGGTTCTTGCTGGTCCTGAAACAGTGTAGCACAACAGCTGTTTCAATAGCATTTCCCTTATATTGGGATTTTGAATTAATCCAGAGATGATTTGAAACATAAAGGAGGATAGGCATGGGTTACTGGGAGATATGCATCTTCAGACTTTGATATTCAAGGGGATCCTGGAGCCCTCCCCCACTGACACCAGGGACACCTGCATCTTTACTAGTAAACTTGGTTGGTGGCTGTCGTCCACTTTTGATGCAGAGACTTTCTTGAAGTAGCCGGAAATTTTACATTTACTAATTTTGCATTTAGCCATCAACTCTCACTGTCTTAGAACTTTGTCCGAGTTCTCAGGACTTCCAGAGCCCAGTCGTTGCATGTATTCCTGGATTCTGCCTCTGGTCTGTGGAACAGCATCTCCTATCTGATCATCTGTGTGCTTGGACCTCTCCGTCTTTGCTTCCGAGTTATCTCTTATTCCTTAGTTTCTCCTTCTACCCTTGGAATCTTCATTCACCTTCTTTCATAGAGTAGAAAtcacttcatgttctttctttctttctttcttttttcttttctcactgcTCGATCCGAACATAatgccttgtgcatgttaggcaagtgcttcTCCACTAATGTACACCCCAGAACCTTgctatctgtttgtttttcttgatacAGGGTCTGACAGAACCTAGGAAAATTATTTacaagatttttttgttgttgttgttgttatggggTTTGGAAAGgtgttgcttgtttttgttattgtttgtttggttagtttggtttggttttggctttggtttttcgagacagggtttccctgtgagccctggctgtcctggaactcactcagtagaccaggctagcttcaaactcagagatctgcctgactctggctctccagtgctgtgattaaaggcgtgcaccacaacccAACAAGATATTTTGGTTTATGGTAGTAGGACATATCCTAGAAGAGCTATACAAGGCCAGGTGTGTGGAAGTGCACACCCTAGGCATTAATGTGTATTCACCAAGGACCTTTTTTGTTCCTGTGGAGGATGCAAGAAGAGATTTTAAGAGGTTTATGGAAATGGCAGCAGAGACCAAATAGATACTTATTACATTGCATGCATcagctccatcttttttttttcttttctttctaatttatttatttttactttatgtgcattggtgttttgcctgcatgtatatctatgtgagagtgtcagatcttggagttatagacaattgtgagctgtcatgtggatgctgggaattgaaccccggtccactggaagaacagccagtgctctcaactgctgagccctctctccgccctcccctccctcttctggagACCATCATTGGGGTTTACCTTTGCATTCTTGAGGGATCTCCTGGTAATCTGCACATACAGTCTGAACATTTTATCTTCTGTCACATTCTattcttcagtgatttttttttcattgttaaatctatttttgtcttttgtttttgaaatgggcTGTCATTCGGTCTCAAAAGCAGGCTGATTTTCCTGATACTGAGGCCACCAGTTCAGTCATGCTCTGTGATATTCAGAGGTGCTATTTCTCCTCTATACTTAGCAGTTTTATGAGACTTTTGACATCACCcttaaccaaaaacaaaacaaagcaaaaatgtctttttcctttgagataagatctcctgaATCTCATGCTACTTTGGAATTTATGGCAGTCCTGCTTCAACCTTCCAAATGatggattataggcatatgccagcACTCCtagttacttttaaattttgtatttaattttacagGGTTTCACgttgtagcccaggatagcctcaaactcacagctcgGCCACAGCTGCTGAGTAGTGGGAGTCCTAAGTGTGTATCCCATGCCCAttcaaaattcctttttaaaagaacagataGTTCTTACCTTAAAGGGCTCTTATATGttgccttttctgtttttctacttcCTCCCACCTGGAATCAAAGTATCTCTGAAAATGTGGGGGTGTAATTATAGCCAGTGTCACTGACAAAAGAAGGCTTGGCTGGAGTAAGACATGGTGTACACAGTGAGGTagtccaccatcaccaccccagGCCCTGAGGGTCCTAAGCTAGTGACTTCTCCAGGGATGTCAGCAAACACTCCTCTTCTCAGTTGTTACAGGACTGTCCTCCTTAGTCTGGATTGTCATAGCAGCATTCCTGGGGTTTGTGGTATATTTGGCTTGGACGCTATACAGgacaagaaagaggaagaaacatgGCACAGCTGGTCCTCTAGGTAAGTCATAGAAAATGAGGTTACTTATGGATGGTGGTACCAAACAAGGGATCCATCTTGAGGGGTGGGCAGATTTTCTGACCTATAGAGAGGTTGCGGTTCCCTTGAGCCTATTATTTCAGAGTTTCCATAGTAGGAAGCAAATATAGACACATGAAATACCAAATGTTCAGAGCTCAGAAGAGGAGTGGCATTAGATCTGAATGGAGTCTGGCTCCTTAAACCTTGAAACCCAGGAGGTCACACCTCCAGTTCACACTCCTGAGTGATTAAATTCTAGGAGGGAAACCAGATGTACTGGTGGTTGGCTTGCATAAGGAGAATGTGATAGAGAATGCATTAAACACGGGAATCCTGTGTGCGGGTTCTAGACTGTAGAGCTATCTAAATAAGTACTGGATTGTTCAGACTCTTGGCTGAGGTTCTGTCTGAAATGGTCTTGTGTGGCACTCTTCCTGGGGAGATAGGAGCAGacatctattcaccccagacAGAGATCCAAGGAGGGAGCAAAGTACAGATACATTTAAAGTCCAACTCGGTGAACCAGTGACTTTTGTTAGGGTTTGTGCTGAacagttttatgtcagcttgacacaagctaaagtcatctgagaggagggagcctcgatTGAGAGAGTGCCTttgtaagatctggctgtaggcaagcctgtaagagactttttaaattagtgattgctGTAGGAAGACTcagcccatgtgggtgctgccctccctaggctggtggttctgggttctatgtgaaagcaggctgagaagacCATGAgtagcaagcctgtaagcagcactctGTCATGGCccttgcatcagctcctgcctccaggttctagccctgtttgaattcctgtcctgacttcctttggtgatgaactgtaatatggaagcataagccagaTAGACCCGATcctctcaagttgcttttatcaCAGCgtttcatcacatcaatagtaactaagacagggttACTTTTAGCAACAAAGTGAAGGGTTACTTATAgtagcagaaatgactcaaagacagctataTCACCAAGGCcaacatgggtgacagctcatgaaagctggaaaccTATAGCACACTACAAAGCCTGTAGAAATCTCAGCAGGATGGAGAGTATTCTGTCCAGGTAACACAACTGGTCTAAGCCTCTTGCAGGCAGCTCTCCTGAGTACTGCCTCTTCCAGCCAGTCAGCTGGCCTCTGCTTCTAAGGCAGTTCAGCTTGTCTGAGAATGTCTTTCAGCAAtccatactgtgtgtgtgtgtgtgtgtgtgtgtttgtgtgttgggggatttctttctgtaatctgtgaatatatgctgttcccattggttaataggtaagctactttggcctatggcaaggcagcttagaggcagttgggaaatccaaggagagaaacaggaaagagaaaggtgaagTCTGGGGGgaatgccagcctgccacccaaagAGCAACATGCCTACAGAtcggtaaagccacagaacatgtggcaaaacatagattaatagaaatgggttaatttaagatataagagctaactagcaagaggtctgccataggccatacagtttgtaaataatattaagcctctgagtgattattttataagtggctttgAGACTGCGGGGctgggcagaactggagaaacttccaggtACATATATGCTTATGACGGGAGGGGCCTAGtgtatctggtcagtttcaggaacttcctgaagctattgagTTATTTCCCAGATTTAACAAGTTTCCCTGCAGGATGAACTGACTGCTGACTAACAAGGATTTTCTTAGGAACAAagacttttcttgtctttttatggCTGGTGTTAATCAGATACAGTTGTAGCTGTCTTGTCTGATTCTggctttcatttttctatgtcCTAAGTTTTCTGTCTTTAGGAGGCCTTTGTGGTATATTTGCTCAATTTATAGAAAAACTCCtaaacatttcatttgtttccattttcttttgttgtactGTTCACAAAATATTTTCTCCCTAACATGGTGGtgacttctggttttgtttttgttttttagaatggAGATTGGCACGGTTACATGCAGGTCAGTCTACTTGCTGCTTCTCTGGGTTCAGAGCTCTAACCTCCAGTATtgttacttttcttccttccttccttccttccttccttccttccttccttccttccttccttccttccttccttccttctttccttccttccttcctttctttctttctttccttcttttctttctttctttttcttttgtttgtttgtttgttttattttcaatacagagtttctctgtgtagctgtggctgtcctggaccgcacactgtagaccgggctggcctctgcttcccgagtgctgggattagagatgggCCTGGGAGCCCCCAGCtatgttgtttcttttctattcctgtgataaaaacATCTTGACAAGGCAGCTATTTGAAGGAAGGGTACGGTCCAGGCTCACActtccagagggataagaatcCATCACCATCGTGGCAGGGGGCGTGGCAGTTAGCCAGGCCGGCGCTGGGGCAGCAGCTGAGAGTATACCTCCTGAACCCCAGCAGGAAGCGGGAAGCACACTGGGAAGGGGACTGGCCTTGGGAAGCCTAAAGCCCATgcctggtgacacacctcctcccaccaggccacacctcctaacccaccccaaacagttctaccagctggggaccaagtgttcaaaaccAGGTGTGAACCTGTGAGGGCCACTGTCATTTAAACAAGCACACCTCCCAAGAACCCAAAGACCAAGAATAAAGAGAAGGGAAGCTATTGATAAGCTTTTAGTAGTGAGCACGAAGAGATTTTTAATTGTGGGGGAAAGCCTGATCTTTCTTTCCTTGGGACTCTAAAGGGCCTTGAAGAATGGCCCAGACCAGCTCCCTGTGACAGGG of Peromyscus leucopus breed LL Stock chromosome 5, UCI_PerLeu_2.1, whole genome shotgun sequence contains these proteins:
- the LOC114700208 gene encoding butyrophilin subfamily 1 member A1-like isoform X1; the protein is MGTLLLRKMWVAVLQNPHLGCLFTLMVLQLPKLNTGHLEVLGPSQPILALVGEDSELPCHLSPSVSAEQMELRWFRNTFSPAVLVYHEGRELKEEQMPEYRGRAMLVQDNITLGQVALKIHQVRTSDEGVYGCSFRDKQAHGEAFVSLKVAAMGSDPHISMKIKENGEMELECTSSGWYPEPQVLWRTANRKKLQSISESRNRDEEGLFTVAASVIITDSSIESVSCCIQNLLLGQEKEVEISVPVVTGLSSLVWIVIAAFLGFVVYLAWTLYRTRKRKKHGTAGPLEWRLARLHAVGVTLDENTAHPHLVVSNDSKSIYLADSRQTLPDTPERFDTWPCVLGRETFNTGRHYWEVEVAGRTDWLVGVCREDVLKKGFILMSPRNGFWVMELSQEEYWALKPPRVLLSLPEAPGQIGIFLDYNLGIVSFYNTSNESHIYTFQEGPFSGPVRPLFCLWSCGGSPLTIRPVAAQSEAP
- the LOC114700208 gene encoding butyrophilin subfamily 1 member A1-like isoform X2; this translates as MGTLLLRKMWVAVLQNPHLGCLFTLMVLQLPKLNTGHLEVLGPSQPILALVGEDSELPCHLSPSVSAEQMELRWFRNTFSPAVLVYHEGRELKEEQMPEYRGRAMLVQDNITLGQVALKIHQVRTSDEGVYGCSFRDKQAHGEAFVSLKVAAMGSDPHISMKIKENGEMELECTSSGWYPEPQVLWRTANRKKLQSISESRNRDEEGLFTVAASVIITDSSIESVSCCIQNLLLGQEKEVEISVPEWRLARLHAVGVTLDENTAHPHLVVSNDSKSIYLADSRQTLPDTPERFDTWPCVLGRETFNTGRHYWEVEVAGRTDWLVGVCREDVLKKGFILMSPRNGFWVMELSQEEYWALKPPRVLLSLPEAPGQIGIFLDYNLGIVSFYNTSNESHIYTFQEGPFSGPVRPLFCLWSCGGSPLTIRPVAAQSEAP